The genomic segment tttgtgttcccaagaggaaattaaataaacaaaatgtaatattaaatgaaaaaataaaaattgtgttgccaaaaatgtatatttacagacaaaggttgttttattttatcttaaaagcaaatttttgcCATTTCGGTTTAATTTCTgttctgaatatttattattattattttattttatttttttcaggaagtgactttttttctgtctcctaCTCAAAAGCTGATGATTAcgtttttaattgtttgtgcTCATCGTTGTTTGCTCTGTTTTGTCTTCAGATGATGTTGCAAAGTTTCAGTCGCGTGGATCCTTGCTGCTGAAAACGGGTCGGGAGCCAAGCGTCTCTGTAACTCAGAACCAGCTGTCAGAAGACGAGCGCTCCAAGCTGAAGGTGAAACTGAAAAACCAAACCTTTGACTGGGACCTCTGGGGTTTAAAAAGCGATGGATTTGTTTTCGCTTTTTAAAAAGCGACGCCTTTGTCCGATTTGGTCTCCTCAGGAAGTGGCTGCAGTCGACGGGCTGTACAGAATCCGAGTGCCTCGGGTTTTCCTGCAGGCGGACAGACAGACGGAGTGGCAGATGGACGGTTACCTCACAGCGTTCGTCAGAGCCGTATGTGTTCAGCTTcaaaaatggcagcaaaaacaaatcagtagTCACCGAAATGAAGGTTTCTGTgaagaagttttgttttgttgtggttCCCAGTGTGCGATGGTCGAGTCCCACCTGAGCGACGTGATCACGCTCCACACCGACGTGTCGGGATACCTGATCGGCGTCTCCATAGTAACGTTACCTGGAGCCTGCAGAGGCGTGGAGGTGGAGGATGAAGTCGACCTGGAGGTTTTCAACACAACTCTGAGCATCATGGCTCCTGTAAACGCTCCAGGGTCCGTCATTAAGCTTGATTTGGTTCTGATTCAGAAGAAATAGTTAGAAAatagaatagtttttttttattctttttacttaAGCATCAATAAATTAAGCTTTATTGCTTAAGTAAagcttgaattattttaattaaacaaagtaacttgatttatttatgttctttGTAGATGCAacacttcaaatgtttttatgttaaatgaaaGGCATccagtttgtttattattttgggCTCAATTTgaaggaaactgaaaaaaatattttgttaattcTTCCCAATAAAAACAGGATCAGGTCAGtcctcatttgaaaacattttgtgtatttaGCCGAGTTTTAGTACAGCAAGTAAAACCAGGTTTGGTGTAATTTAGAGTGCAAGTTGATGGGTCGATGTGGTCctggttaccatgacaacagaaggAAAGCAGAAGGTTAGGAAAAGTTTCTGTTGCGTCTAACATTTTTGAGActagattttgatttaaaaattatagttttgtcctaatttatttaatttatttttgaattgtgGTTGGGAGGGCCGCATAAAGTCAATTCAGGGTCCAAAAATGGCCCCCGAACCCTACTTTGAACACCCGTGATCTTAGTGTTTCTCCTTAGTTAAATATAACCTgctgagacaaataaaaaataagcgcgtctctgtttttctgttttcttattttgtaactttctaattaatttttttcagtttcagttgtttgtttatgtttgaaaacagattaatttaaatctgtttttgttttgttttgtttttccagaccGGAGACGGCTCTGTTCCTGGAACGGATGGAACAAGAATctgagaagaaaggaaagaatcCACAAGAGCAGAAATCGTTCTTCGCCAAATACGTAAGAGCGATCCGAGTTTCTGCCGAAGCTGTCAGGGTTTATAAAAGGTTTAAGAAGTCTCAGTTAATCCATAGTTAGCGTTTAGTGTGTTTAATATCAGATCAGAAATGAGGTAATCACTGTTTTATGGCTAATAGTGTAGATAGTATGTTGGCTgtgcactgccagtcagctggctaATGCAACAAGGACTTGAAAACTTCCATTGACTGATTTTCCACCAACGCCATGAAATAACTCTTATAGATTCGGCTGGGCGATAAagataaaatctcagatttttgtgttcacaccaaatccaattttaataaattttttatttttattttattttacagaaaatattttcagagttgtttttatttcaaatgtccCTTTTGTGAGTTATTAGCGCCAGGCTAAGAGAATTTTGGTGTAAGAGATTCTAGGCAAATTATTAacagaataaagatgcaatttCACCGTAAACTTCTTGAAATTacgagaaaaacaaattttaatgagaaaaaaatgtgttgaattatCAGGATCTGGTCAGGTTGTGTTGTTGGTTTCTGGAAATAGACTCAGCTGTTGCTGATAATTTAgtgctgatgtgttaaaatgttaagtGGTTCTATTAAGTTTTATCTCTaaaacttcacaagatgctcaactttcctcatttaaagcttttatttttcatgtaagaGTTCTCGTAAAgttacgactttattctggtaatgtTACGACTGTACTCTCataatcagaaaaaagaaatcgtAGCCTAGCCCTAATAGAGTTGACATGAATTCAAGTTCAAAGTAAATagagaaacaagatggccgccctcgGTGCGCTGACATCACTGGACTTTGGaaactgaaggaaataaa from the Gambusia affinis linkage group LG19, SWU_Gaff_1.0, whole genome shotgun sequence genome contains:
- the emc10 gene encoding ER membrane protein complex subunit 10 isoform X1, with product MARLLPFNVAVIYIVLLFICANLVSCNNGRRVGDPLEAELSGFSVPLEHSFELDDVAKFQSRGSLLLKTGREPSVSVTQNQLSEDERSKLKEVAAVDGLYRIRVPRVFLQADRQTEWQMDGYLTAFVRACAMVESHLSDVITLHTDVSGYLIGVSIVTLPGACRGVEVEDEVDLEVFNTTLSIMAPVNAPGPETALFLERMEQESEKKGKNPQEQKSFFAKYWMYIVPLVLFLMMSGAQDQSGGGAGGGAANGGGR
- the emc10 gene encoding ER membrane protein complex subunit 10 isoform X2 — its product is MARLLPFNVAVIYIVLLFICANLVSCNNGRRVGDPLEAELSGFSVPLEHSFELDDVAKFQSRGSLLLKTGREPSVSVTQNQLSEDERSKLKEVAAVDGLYRIRVPRVFLQADRQTEWQMDGYLTAFVRACAMVESHLSDVITLHTDVSGYLIGVSIVTLPGACRGVEVEDEVDLEVFNTTLSIMAPVNAPGPETALFLERMEQESEKKGKNPQEQKSFFAKYWYLILGGAIFLMLTNSAQPPAGGGREQS